The genomic segment CGGGCGGCAGGATGGAGCGCATCGCCTGCGGCAGCACGATGCGGTGCAGTCTGCGCCACGGCCCCAGCCCGAGCGACTGGGCGGCTTCCAGCTGGCCGCGCTCGACGGAGAGGATTCCGCCGCGGACGACTTCGGCGGCGTACGCGGCCTCGTGCAGGGTCAGTCCGATGACGGCGACGGTGACCGGGCCGAGGAGGTTCACCGTGCGGACGCCCAGGATCTCCGGGTAGAGCGCGCCGATGTTGAACCAGAACAGCAGCTGAACCAGGATCGGGGTGGATCTGAACAGCCAGATGTACCCCCAACCGACCGCTCTGAGAACGGGGTTGGCGGAGAGCCTGAAGACGGCGAGCAGGGTGCCGAGCCCGAATCCGAGCACCATGACGAGGGCCGTGAGCCAGAGCGTGAGCCCCAGCCCGCGCAGCACGGCGGTGGTGGCGAAGTAGTCGATGACGACGTCCCACTGGAAGGCGTCGTTGCGGACGACGGAGTTCAGCACCAGGACGAGAAGGAGCAGGACCACAACGGCCGCCGCCCACTGGCCCGTTCGGCGCACCGGCACGATCCGGAGTGCGGTGTCGGGGGCCTTGGCGGCCGGGGTGGGACGGTCCGGGGCGAGGGTTTCTGTCTGCGCGGACATGCGAGGGCTCCGTGGATGCAGCGATCGAACACGGGGCGTGCCTTCACACGGAACACAACACGGATCGGGCCCCTCAGCGCGATCCGCTTCCAAGGCTACGGGGTGCGCGCGGCCCGTTGTCAAGGTCGTCCACACTGTGGGCCCGGCGGCCTTCCACACTCCTTGTTCATGGGGTCACGGGAGGCCGTCACGTCCCAGGGCAGTTGACGGGCAACCGGATGCCTGTTCCACTTGACCCATGCATTCGCAGCTGTGGCTGGTCACGCGCTCCCACATCGACTTCGGTCGCGTGTGGTCCTGTTCCTGTTGAGCCGAGCCCCGCGTTTCGCTTCCTCCTCTTTTCCCGCTCGCGCCCGTTAGCGCGCCCAGCGGCATTCCCCGCGTGTCCTCACGCACACAACACCGCACCACCCTCCCCTCGCCCCACCCCGCGCCGTCCCGATGTGTCACCGCACCGCTCCGTGCCGACGCCGCGCCCTTCGCGCTGCCTCGTCCCGCCCCGGTCCGAGCTGTTCCGACACGTCTCCTCGCCTCGCACCTCCGGCCGGCGCTCGCCGCGCGCTGCCCGCGCACCGGCGGGCGCGGGCCGATGAACCAGGAGAACTCCGCCTCATGTCCCGTACCCGGCACACCGCCGTCTTCGCGCTGATCACCGTCGCCGCTCTCACGCTCACCGCGTGCGGCTCCGGCGATCCGGCGACCGCACCCGCCGGGGGAACCGGGCCCGCCGGCGCCGCCCGGGGGAAGATCCCGACCACCGATGTGGTGTCCTCGGTGAAGGAGGACCCGGCAGCGGTGGCCCTGCTGCCCCAGCGGGTCCGCGAGGCGGGCACCGTCTCCCTCGCCGCCAGTGTCGGGGCGCCGCCCGGTGCCTTCTACCTGCCGGACGGGAAGACCCTGGCCGGTATCGACATCGACTTCGCGGACGCCGTCACCAAGAAGCTCGGGCTCCGCGTCAAGCGCGAGATCGCGGCCTTCGAGGCGATCCTGCCCGCGCTGGGCAGCGGGAAGTACGACGTGGGCACGGGGAACTTCGGGGTCACCGACGAACGCCGCAAGCAGATCGACTTCGCCACGTACATCAATGACGGCCAGGGCTTCGCCGTCCGGAACGACAGCAAGCTGACGAAGGTCACCGATCTGACGCAGCTCTGCGGACTGACCGTCGCCACGAGCGCCGGGACGACGTTCGAGGTGACGCTGGAGAAGAACCGGCAGCGGTGCGCCGACGCGGGTGAGAAGCCCTACGACGTGAAGACGTACGCCGAGGACGGCGCCCTCTGGATCTCGCTCCAGCAGGGGCGCAGCGATGTGGTGATGTCGACGATCAACGGCTTGCGGTACGCGGTGACCCAGCAGGACGGGGTGCGTTTCCTCAACGAGTTCAAGCGGCTCGACGTCGGCTTCGCGTTCAAGAAGGGCACCCCGCTGGCGCCCGCCTTCCAGGCCGCGGTCAACAGCCTCAAGGCGGACGGCACCTACGACCGGGTGCTGAAGAAGTGGGGCATCGGCGGCTCGGCGATCAGGACGTCGCAGATCTCACCGCCGGAGATCAAGTGACGGGCCGGACACCCGCT from the Streptomyces sp. AM 4-1-1 genome contains:
- a CDS encoding amino acid ABC transporter permease — protein: MSAQTETLAPDRPTPAAKAPDTALRIVPVRRTGQWAAAVVVLLLLVLVLNSVVRNDAFQWDVVIDYFATTAVLRGLGLTLWLTALVMVLGFGLGTLLAVFRLSANPVLRAVGWGYIWLFRSTPILVQLLFWFNIGALYPEILGVRTVNLLGPVTVAVIGLTLHEAAYAAEVVRGGILSVERGQLEAAQSLGLGPWRRLHRIVLPQAMRSILPPAGNMLIGTLKGTSIVSIIAVQDLLYSVQLVYHRTYQVIPLLLVATIWYVAVTSLLSVGQFYVERRYARGTAGAR
- a CDS encoding ABC transporter substrate-binding protein yields the protein MSRTRHTAVFALITVAALTLTACGSGDPATAPAGGTGPAGAARGKIPTTDVVSSVKEDPAAVALLPQRVREAGTVSLAASVGAPPGAFYLPDGKTLAGIDIDFADAVTKKLGLRVKREIAAFEAILPALGSGKYDVGTGNFGVTDERRKQIDFATYINDGQGFAVRNDSKLTKVTDLTQLCGLTVATSAGTTFEVTLEKNRQRCADAGEKPYDVKTYAEDGALWISLQQGRSDVVMSTINGLRYAVTQQDGVRFLNEFKRLDVGFAFKKGTPLAPAFQAAVNSLKADGTYDRVLKKWGIGGSAIRTSQISPPEIK